A region from the Aegilops tauschii subsp. strangulata cultivar AL8/78 chromosome 5, Aet v6.0, whole genome shotgun sequence genome encodes:
- the LOC109736336 gene encoding mediator of RNA polymerase II transcription subunit 4, with product MMQSHMPSPARLGVTASSPSLPPNQSPANPTSSPPQQANPPPASAATSAAGAAVPTLTTSPALLPLLPPLPRAQSLLHLISSLASNLFELSPNRAAWISSYRGSLPNFLASSSASAAPTPLPAPVSTTKEAMSMLTSLQTQLFETVAELQETLDLQDARAKLAREARAKDASLLAFAKKLREAHHVLDRLVDDYADYRRDPKRPRGAAAVDEPEPVSHGDFGASLHSKLKLDDILTYAHRISYTTFAPPEHGAGLPLRGALPPAPQDNELRMSQLYQFADLDVGVPKKPLETKEGVTAEMESMPLFELPEEEPPRPFMLPITVPPGWQKGLPALLPDIPVPPPGWKPGDPIELGGIIPAVKPEEQRPSVPIPVGVQPMVPRAQEPIQVAAVNLDIISSSSDEYSSDVGSSDEDDED from the coding sequence atgATGCAGTCCCACATGCCGTCGCCGGCGAGGCTGGGGGTGAccgcctcgtcgccgtcgctccCGCCCAACCAGTCTCCCGCGAACCCCACCTCCTCGCCGCCGCAGCAGGCCAACCCGCCGCCCGCGAGCGCGGCCACGTCCGCGGCCGGAGCCGCGGTCCCAACCCTAACCACCTCGCCGGCGCTGCTCCCGCTCCTGCCGCCGCTCCCGCGCGCGCAGTCGCTGCTCCACCTCATCTCCTCCCTCGCCTCCAACCTCTTCGAGCTCTCGCCCAACCGCGCAGCCTGGATCTCGTCCTACCGGGGCTCGCTCCCCAACTTCCTCGCGTCGTCGTCGGCGTCCGCGGCGCCTACGCCGCTGCCGGCCCCGGTCTCCACCACCAAGGAGGCCATGTCGATGCTCACCTCCCTCCAGACGCAGCTCTTCGAGACCGTCGCCGAGCTGCAGGAAACCCTCGACCTGCAGGACGCGCGCGCCAAGCTCGCTCGCGAGGCGCGCGCCAAGGACGCTTCGCTGCTCGCCTTCGCGAAGAAGCTCCGTGAGGCCCACCACGTGCTCGACCGCCTCGTCGACGACTACGCCGACTACCGCCGCGATCCCAAGCGCCCGCGCGGCGCCGCCGCTGTCGACGAGCCCGAGCCGGTGTCGCACGGCGACTTCGGCGCGTCCCTCCACTCCAAGCTCAAGCTGGACGACATCCTGACCTATGCGCATCGCATAAGCTACACGACCTTTGCACCGCCGGAGCATGGTGCTGGGCTCCCTCTGAGGGGTGCATTGCCGCCTGCGCCACAGGATAACGAGCTGCGGATGTCACAGCTGTATCAGTTTGCTGATTTGGATGTTGGAGTGCCCAAGAAACCCCTGGAAACGAAGGAGGGGGTCACAGCAGAGATGGAGTCCATGCCGCTATTCGAGCTACCGGAGGAAGAGCCTCCGCGGCCATTTATGCTACCAATCACAGTGCCACCAGGTTGGCAGAAAGGTTTGCCTGCTCTGCTTCCTGATATTCCAGTGCCGCCACCTGGATGGAAGCCTGGGGACCCGATCGAGCTGGGTGGCATCATTCCTGCTGTCAAGCCTGAGGAACAACGACCCAGTGTGCCGATTCCTGTTGGGGTGCAGCCAATGGTGCCAAGGGCCCAAGAGCCAATACAGGTCGCAGCTGTGAACCTTGACATTATCAGTTCTAGCAGCGATGAGTACAGTAGCGACGTCGGGAGCTCAGATGAAGACGATGAGGACTAA